A portion of the Punica granatum isolate Tunisia-2019 chromosome 7, ASM765513v2, whole genome shotgun sequence genome contains these proteins:
- the LOC116213829 gene encoding F-box/kelch-repeat protein At5g43190, with translation MTKSLRKIDFPTFPFSFEHLTFVSAPLGYKIFITSNATAFLYDSRFHSWRRFRFDSPDFILSDSSYQEGVYFDGSLYFTVSNRGPSSIVCLDPESGKLEPQVSDLPQNITFTRLANDGERKLYLVGGIGTNGISRAMKLWELSGEGKRKRWVEVESLPELMCRKFMSVCYHNYEHVYCFWHQGMICICCYTWPEILYYKVRRRTWHWLPKCPSLPEKWSCGFRWFSFLPEFSAVV, from the coding sequence ATGACCAAGTCCTTGAGGAAGATCGACTTCCCCACATTCCCCTTTTCCTTTGAGCACCTCACCTTCGTTTCCGCCCCGCTCGGCTACAAGATATTCATCACCTCCAATGCTACTGCCTTCCTTTATGACTCGAGATTCCACTCGTGGAGGCGGTTCCGGTTTGACAGCCCTGATTTCATCCTGAGCGATAGCTCCTACCAGGAAGGTGTCTACTTCGATGGTTCCCTCTACTTCACCGTGTCAAACCGTGGCCCATCCTCAATTGTCTGCCTCGACCCAGAGAGCGGGAAGCTGGAGCCTCAGGTCTCCGATCTGCCCCAGAACATCACCTTTACGAGGCTCGCCAACGACGGAGAGAGGAAGCTGTATTTGGTGGGTGGGATAGGGACTAATGGCATCTCCAGGGCGATGAAGCTGTGGGAGCTGAGTGGCGAAGGCAAGAGGAAGAGGTGGGTCGAGGTCGAGAGCTTGCCCGAGCTGATGTGCAGGAAGTTCATGTCTGTCTGTTATCACAACTACGAGCACGTTTACTGTTTCTGGCACCAAGGAATGATCTGCATCTGCTGCTACACATGGCCTGAGATTCTGTACTATAAGGTCAGGAGGAGGACCTGGCATTGGCTCCCAAAGTGCCCATCCCTGCCGGAGAAATGGAGCTGCGGGTTTAGGTggttctcttttctccctGAGTTTTCTGCTGTCGTCTGA
- the LOC116213827 gene encoding WD repeat-containing protein ATCSA-1-like produces MWKEIESRESGKIRPHRFANRLKSRRVASLQLSNTKDIVSPHRGSVNSLQIDLTEGRYLLSGASDASTAVFDVLQPQDYEGGGLIAKHKSILVVDKQHEQGHKYAVSTAIWYPIDTGLFITGSYDHFIKVWDTNSTQVVMNFKMPGKVYTTAMSPLATSHMLIAAGTEDVQVRLCDIASGAFAHTLSGHRDGVMTAQWSASSEWVLVTGGCDGAIRFWDIRRAGCFRVLDQSHSQLGRRPPILCHATTKASTSKSSLGGQSTSAKTGTTLGKFPNGNGTKKSSLGRILGKTSSKQRLHPGMMSSRDRATAHYGAVTGLKVTEDGMYLLSAGSDSRLRLWDVESGWNTLVNFETVRLQTNKAIQLAVSQESDLVFVPCMTAVKAFDFWSGKTSMTFRGHFENVNCCWFSSHDQELYTGGNDRQILVWSPFVSHEMEEGTAQDRDSWSD; encoded by the exons ATCGGGCAAAATCCGCCCCCACCGCTTCGCCAACCGCCTCAAATCCCGCCGCGTCGCCTCCTTGCAGCTCTCCAACACCAAGGACATCGTCTCCCCCCACCGAGGTTCCGTAAACTCCCTTCAG ATTGATTTGACAGAGGGCAGATACTTGTTATCTGGTGCATCCGATGCGTCAACTGCTGTTTTTGATGTTCTGCAACCCCAAGATTATGAAGGGGGTGGGCTGATTGCAAAGCACAAGTCTATCTTGGTCGTCGATAAGCAACACGAACAGGGTCATAAGTATGCTGTGTCCACAGCAATATGGTATCCCATTGACACAGGACTGTTCATCACCGGCTCATATGATCACTTCATCAAAGTTTGGGATACAAACAGTACTCAG GTGGTTATGAATTTCAAAATGCCTGGAAAGGTTTATACCACAGCCATGTCTCCCCTGGCAACTTCTCATATGCTAATAGCTGCGGGAACTGAAGATGTTCAAGTTCGCCTATGTGATATCGCTTCAGGGGCCTTTGCTCACACTTTGTCTGGTCATCGTG ATGGTGTAATGACGGCTCAGTGGTCTGCTTCTAGTGAGTGGGTACTGGTAACTGGTGGTTGTGATGGTGCTATACGTTTCTGGGACATTAGACGTGCGGGGTGCTTCCGTGTTTTAGACCAGTCTCATTCTCAGCTTGGGAGGCGCCCTCCTATTTTGTGTCATGCCACAACAAAG GCTTCGACATCTAAATCCTCGTTGGGAGGCCAAAGTACAAGTGCTAAAACTGGTACAACTTTGGGAAAATTTCCGAATGGGAATGGTACAAAAAAGTCATCTTTGGGTAGAATTCTTGGGAAGACATCgagcaaacagagattacatcCTGGGATGATGTCCAGTCGGGATCGTGCTACTGCCCATTATGGTGCTGTTACTGGGCTAAAAGTAACTGAGGATGGCATGTACCTTCTCAGTGCAG GTTCTGATTCAAGATTACGACTATGGGACGTTGAGTCAGGTTGGAACACACTTGTCAACTTCGAAACAGTCCGCCTTCAGACTAACAAGGCCATACAATTAGCAGTATCACAGGAGTCAGACCTTGTGTTCGTGCCATGCATGACTGCAGTAAAA GCCTTTGATTTCTGGTCAGGGAAGACATCTATGACATTTCGTGGCCACTTTGAAAATGTCAACTGTTGCTGGTTTAGTTCGCATGATCAG GAATTATATACAGGTGGGAATGATAGACAAATACTCGTGTGGTCTCCATTTGTCTCTCACGAAATG GAAGAAGGAACTGCCCAAGATCGAGATAGCTGGAGCGACTGA